A single genomic interval of Dysidea avara chromosome 8, odDysAvar1.4, whole genome shotgun sequence harbors:
- the LOC136262844 gene encoding uncharacterized protein: protein MPKSRRIKQIATARMQREGAGFMVRCPIGQSGEVPDCDPFLGIDHFGPVEYGPGEAIGAPDHPHRGFETVTYMVEGSSQHKDSAGNSGLLKEGWVQWMTAGSGVVHSETPSDEMLAKGGKSEGFQLWVNLPAKNKMIPPRYQDTPAEKIPIVTTDNGNVWVKVIAGESLGAKAVIDTRTPIMMLDIHLQPGAKFSQPVPKSYNGFAYVWRGSGYLGAERTSMEMGQVAILDDSDGEVVMEAATNDIVHILLIAGEPINEPIARYGPFVMNTMEEIQQAFQDYHSGKLGKIDGAEERYAQAEAAKRKQKETGTWSKDTAMANSHH, encoded by the exons ATGCCAAAATCAAGAAGGATAAAGCAGATCGCTACAGCCCGTATGCAAAGAGAAG gGGCAGGGTTTATGGTTCGTTGTCCAATTGGTCAAAGCGGGGAAGTCCCTGACTGTGATCCGTTTTTGGGGATAGATCACTTTGGACCAGTGGAGTACGGACCAGGAGAAGCAATAGGCGCCCCTGATCACCCTCACAGAGGCTTTGAGACGGTGACATACATGGTGGAGGGATCATCGCAGCACAAAGATAGTGCTGGAAATTCTGGACTACTAAAGGAGGGATGGGTGCAGTGGATGACTGCTGGATCAG GTGTTGTTCACAGTGAAACTCCTAGTGATGAGATGTTGGCTAAAGGTGGCAAGTCAGAGGGTTTTCAGTTGTGGGTCAACCTGCCAGCAAAGAACAAAATGATACCCCCTCGTTATCAGGACACTCCAGCTGAGAAGATCCCTATTGTGACCACTGACAATGGAAATGTGTGGGTTAAGGTGATAGCTGGGGAGAGTCTTGGAGCTAAAGCAGTGATCGACACTCGTACTCCCATCATGATGTTAGATATTCATCTCCAACCAGGAGCAAAGTTTAGTCAGCCAGTTCCAAAAAGCTATAATGGATTTGCTTATGTTTGGAGAGGATCTGGCTATCTCGGTGCAGAGAGAACTAGCATGGAGATGGGACAGGTAGCCATATTGGATGACAGTGATGGTGAAGTGGTAATGGAAGCAGCAACTAATGACATTGTACACATTTTACTGATTGCTGGAGAACCGATCAATGAACCGATAGCAAGATATGGTCCATTTGTAATGAACACAATGGAAGAGATACAACAAGCTTTTCAGGACTACCACAGTGGTAAATTAGGAAAGATTGACGGTGCTGAGGAGAGATATGCACAAGCAGAGGCTGCCAAGAGGAAGCAAAAGGAGACAGGAACATGGTCTAAAGACACTGCAATGGCTAATAGTCATCATTGA